A single region of the Winslowiella toletana genome encodes:
- the punC gene encoding purine nucleoside transporter PunC: MIKSKGFIIYLAVLSMLGFLATDMYLPAFGAMQQDLQTHPGAISASLSIFLAGFACAQLLWGPLSDRIGRKPVLLIGLSMFAVGCAGILWVENATMLLVLRFVQAIGVCSATVSWQALVVDRYRGAQANRVFATIMPLVALSPALAPLLGAWLLNHFDWRSIFVALLLITLGLLIPTLRLKASGTPASAADEPKVGFLSLLKSRIYSGNVLMYAACSASFFAWLTGSPFILSDLGLTPGDIGLSYIPQTLAFLIGGFGCRSLLQRVEGRTLLPWLLLGYAVSISAIFAVALSGHVTLTALLIPFCGMAMANGALYPIVVANALLPFPQATGKAAALQNTLQLGLCFVASMAVSALISQPLLTTTAIMLSTVVLAFIGFALQFQRKLSENHTVKAADTATQKG, encoded by the coding sequence ATGATTAAATCAAAAGGATTTATTATTTACCTGGCGGTACTGAGCATGCTGGGTTTCCTTGCTACCGATATGTATCTTCCGGCGTTTGGCGCAATGCAGCAAGATCTGCAGACCCATCCCGGCGCCATCAGCGCCAGCCTGAGTATTTTCCTGGCCGGTTTTGCCTGCGCCCAGTTGCTCTGGGGGCCACTCTCCGATCGTATCGGGCGTAAGCCGGTACTGTTAATCGGCCTGAGTATGTTTGCTGTCGGCTGCGCCGGCATTCTGTGGGTAGAAAATGCCACCATGCTGCTGGTACTGCGATTTGTGCAGGCGATTGGCGTCTGTTCTGCCACCGTAAGCTGGCAGGCACTGGTGGTCGATCGCTACCGTGGTGCACAGGCCAACCGTGTTTTTGCCACCATTATGCCGCTGGTTGCGCTGTCACCGGCGCTGGCCCCCCTGCTGGGTGCCTGGCTGCTGAACCACTTTGACTGGCGCTCGATTTTCGTCGCCCTGCTGCTGATCACCCTGGGGTTACTGATTCCTACCCTGCGCCTGAAAGCTAGCGGAACGCCAGCGTCAGCGGCTGATGAACCCAAAGTGGGCTTCTTGTCGCTGCTGAAATCTCGCATTTACAGCGGTAACGTCCTGATGTATGCCGCCTGTTCTGCCAGCTTCTTCGCATGGCTAACCGGCTCACCCTTTATTCTGTCTGATTTAGGCCTGACGCCAGGGGATATTGGTCTGAGTTATATCCCGCAAACGCTGGCATTTTTGATTGGTGGTTTTGGCTGTCGCTCACTGCTGCAACGGGTCGAAGGTCGTACCCTGCTACCGTGGCTGCTGCTCGGTTATGCCGTCAGTATCAGCGCAATTTTTGCCGTTGCTCTGTCGGGTCACGTGACGCTCACCGCGCTGTTGATTCCCTTCTGTGGCATGGCCATGGCCAATGGCGCGCTTTATCCTATTGTGGTGGCGAACGCGCTGCTGCCGTTCCCGCAGGCTACCGGCAAAGCCGCAGCATTACAGAATACGCTGCAACTTGGTCTCTGCTTTGTCGCCAGTATGGCGGTCTCCGCGCTGATTTCTCAGCCGCTGCTGACCACCACGGCGATTATGTTGTCGACGGTTGTGCTGGCGTTTATCGGATTCGCACTACAATTTCAGCGTAAGTTGAGTGAAAATCATACTGTTAAAGCGGCAGATACCGCGACGCAAAAGGGTTGA
- the punR gene encoding DNA-binding transcriptional activator PunR translates to MWSEHSLEVVDAVARTGSFTAAAAELHRVPSAVSYTVRQLEEWLAVPLFQRRHRDVVLTDAGKVFIQEGRTVIKKMLATRRQCQQVANGWRGQLSIAVDLIVKPQRTRQLVLDFYRHFPDMELLVWHEVFNGVWDALVDGRVDVAIGATQAIPVGGRFGFRDMGALNWRCVVRADHPLAQQVGSIDDDTIRQWPSLVLEDTSRSLPKRITWTLDNQRRLVAPDWESAFDCLLAGLCVGMVPGHFAAPLIAEGSLAELTLPAEFPDSPCCVSWAEQSASPALSWLLEYLGTPETMNQEWLREG, encoded by the coding sequence ATGTGGTCGGAACATTCTCTTGAAGTCGTTGATGCAGTAGCGCGTACCGGCAGCTTTACTGCCGCCGCCGCCGAGCTGCATCGTGTGCCCTCGGCGGTAAGTTATACCGTGCGTCAGCTGGAGGAGTGGCTGGCGGTTCCGCTGTTTCAGCGGCGTCATCGCGATGTGGTATTAACCGATGCGGGGAAAGTATTTATACAGGAAGGGCGCACTGTTATCAAAAAAATGCTTGCCACGCGCCGTCAGTGTCAGCAGGTCGCTAACGGCTGGCGCGGACAGCTGAGCATTGCAGTGGATCTGATTGTTAAACCCCAGCGCACCCGCCAGCTGGTGCTCGATTTTTATCGCCATTTCCCGGATATGGAGCTGCTGGTCTGGCATGAAGTGTTTAATGGCGTCTGGGATGCGCTGGTTGACGGGCGAGTCGATGTCGCGATTGGCGCTACCCAGGCGATCCCGGTCGGTGGTCGCTTTGGTTTCCGTGATATGGGCGCACTTAACTGGCGCTGCGTGGTCAGAGCCGACCATCCGCTGGCGCAGCAAGTGGGAAGCATTGATGATGATACAATTCGCCAGTGGCCGTCGCTGGTGCTGGAAGACACCTCGCGCAGCCTGCCAAAACGCATTACCTGGACACTGGACAACCAGCGAAGGCTGGTGGCACCGGACTGGGAATCGGCGTTTGATTGCCTGCTGGCAGGGTTATGCGTGGGTATGGTTCCCGGGCATTTTGCTGCGCCGCTGATTGCTGAAGGTTCGCTGGCCGAATTAACGCTACCGGCCGAATTCCCCGACAGCCCGTGCTGCGTCAGCTGGGCTGAGCAGAGTGCTTCACCGGCGCTGAGCTGGTTGCTGGAGTATCTGGGTACACCGGAGACCATGAATCAGGAGTGGCTTCGCGAAGGATAA
- the purR gene encoding HTH-type transcriptional repressor PurR — protein sequence MATIKDVAKRAGVSTTTVSHVINKTRFVAEETREAVWAAIKELHYSPSAVARSLKVNHTKSIGLLATSSEAPYFAEIIEAVETRCFAKGYTLILGNAHNDLQKQQAYLSMMAQKRVDGLLVMCSEYPDELLKMLEDNRNIPMVVMDWGESRGDFTDTVLDNAFEGGYLVGRYLIERGHRDIGAIPGQLERNTGGGRHAGFLKALAEANIAVRDEWVVQGDFEPESGYRAMQQILSQKQRPTAVFCGGDIMAMGAICAADEMGLRVPQDISVIGYDNVRNARYFTPALTTVHQPKERLGETAFDMLLDRITSKREEPQTIEVHPSLIERRSVADGPFRDYRR from the coding sequence ATGGCAACAATTAAAGATGTGGCGAAACGCGCCGGTGTTTCTACCACCACCGTTTCTCATGTCATCAATAAAACCCGCTTCGTGGCTGAAGAGACCCGCGAAGCCGTTTGGGCCGCCATCAAAGAGCTGCACTATTCGCCCAGCGCCGTTGCGCGCAGCCTGAAAGTGAACCATACCAAATCGATTGGTTTGCTGGCGACTTCCAGTGAAGCGCCCTATTTTGCTGAAATTATTGAAGCAGTTGAAACGCGCTGTTTTGCCAAGGGCTATACCTTGATCCTCGGCAATGCTCATAATGATCTCCAAAAACAGCAGGCTTATCTGTCGATGATGGCGCAAAAGCGCGTCGATGGTCTGCTGGTGATGTGCTCGGAATATCCTGACGAGCTGCTGAAGATGCTGGAAGACAATCGCAACATTCCGATGGTGGTGATGGACTGGGGCGAATCACGCGGCGATTTCACCGATACCGTGCTGGATAATGCTTTTGAAGGCGGTTACCTGGTGGGACGCTATCTGATTGAGCGTGGTCACCGTGATATTGGTGCGATCCCGGGTCAACTTGAGCGAAACACCGGCGGTGGGCGCCATGCCGGTTTTCTCAAAGCGCTGGCCGAGGCCAATATTGCCGTGCGCGATGAGTGGGTTGTGCAAGGCGACTTTGAGCCGGAATCCGGATATCGCGCGATGCAGCAGATTTTATCGCAGAAACAGCGGCCAACCGCGGTATTCTGCGGCGGCGATATTATGGCGATGGGCGCCATTTGTGCAGCAGATGAAATGGGCCTGCGGGTGCCGCAGGATATTTCGGTGATCGGTTATGACAATGTGCGCAACGCGCGCTATTTCACGCCAGCGCTGACTACCGTCCATCAGCCGAAAGAGCGCCTCGGCGAAACCGCATTTGATATGCTGCTGGATCGCATCACCAGTAAACGCGAAGAGCCGCAGACGATTGAAGTACATCCTTCATTAATCGAGCGCCGCTCGGTGGCTGACGGTCCGTTCCGCGACTACCGTCGTTAA
- the cydH gene encoding cytochrome bd-I oxidase subunit CydH codes for MDTNLKFSLLTTVGALLVIIAFSFTAVMN; via the coding sequence ATGGACACCAATCTGAAGTTTTCTCTGCTGACCACCGTCGGCGCGCTGCTGGTAATTATTGCCTTCAGTTTCACCGCGGTAATGAATTGA
- the ybiO gene encoding mechanosensitive channel protein, giving the protein MKLFENTMSSTICCRAPGRAHPSGFFPFIAVLLLLLISVISPVAVAQPAPAADTAQQTEQDIPYAALAGILKDEKARDALIDQLQRAAEAQSKTQAADAVPQVAAPSGATSLSDSVSQFAQQTLQALSQRVNALQKVVESGPQRTFDPSAFFHALGYFLLMVVVTFAIFHLIRRLVGPLYNRIGSWGRNAKDHGGPWYKLPAAILGAFIIDLLVLMLVLAGGKLFSHQFNNGSAVIAHQQSLFLGAFAVIEFFKAVLRLIFAPGFAYLRPFPFSDATARYWNQRLAWLSGLIGYGLMVVVPVVATQISYQAAAAVNLVVMLALTVYALTLIMRNRKSIHNQIDLLAERSMAFFSVILRGFGHIWHLLAIAYFLMLFFLSQFDFGNSLSFMMGATVKSLLVIGLGALLSGMMTRWIARRISLPDQMNLRYPMLERRINSYIPNGLKILRVMVVLAVSLFLLDAWHLFNLQQWASSETGGKVIGGLLHILLILLIATFSWTILASIIEHRLVLEMSNGTRPSARERTLLTLFRNVLAIVISTITIMIVLSQVGINIAPLLAGAGALGLAISFGAQTLVKDVITGVFIQFENGMNTSEYVTVGGITGTVERMTIRSVGLRDDYGVYHIVPYSSMTTLANYAREFGVYRANYTVSRDEDIDHVNQVLHQAIEELKQDEQVKFFLIGEPVFNGVVALGDRSFTTRVTVRTLALKQWVVQYALDRLVKIHFDRAGISMPQQAMQLSRAGQHPQLMQQSENKVNPAS; this is encoded by the coding sequence ATGAAATTATTCGAGAATACCATGTCATCAACTATCTGCTGTCGGGCGCCAGGGCGAGCGCACCCGTCGGGATTTTTTCCCTTCATCGCCGTATTATTGCTGCTGTTAATCAGCGTTATCTCACCGGTTGCTGTTGCGCAACCCGCGCCTGCTGCCGATACCGCGCAGCAAACTGAGCAGGATATTCCTTACGCCGCGCTGGCGGGCATCCTTAAAGATGAAAAGGCGCGTGATGCATTAATTGATCAGTTACAGCGCGCCGCGGAAGCGCAGTCTAAAACTCAGGCGGCGGATGCTGTGCCGCAAGTTGCCGCACCCAGCGGTGCGACCAGCTTAAGCGACAGCGTCAGCCAGTTTGCGCAACAGACGTTACAGGCGCTGAGTCAGCGGGTGAACGCCTTGCAGAAAGTGGTCGAATCCGGGCCGCAGCGCACGTTTGATCCCAGTGCATTTTTCCACGCCCTCGGCTATTTTTTGCTGATGGTGGTGGTGACTTTTGCCATATTCCATCTGATTCGCCGGCTGGTGGGCCCGCTGTACAATCGAATTGGCAGCTGGGGTCGTAACGCCAAGGATCACGGTGGACCGTGGTACAAATTACCGGCCGCCATTCTCGGCGCGTTTATCATCGATCTGTTAGTACTGATGCTGGTGCTGGCAGGTGGCAAACTGTTTTCTCACCAGTTCAACAACGGCAGTGCGGTGATCGCTCATCAACAGTCGCTGTTCCTCGGTGCTTTTGCGGTAATAGAGTTCTTTAAAGCGGTTCTGCGGCTGATTTTCGCGCCCGGTTTCGCTTATCTGCGCCCGTTCCCGTTCAGTGATGCCACCGCGCGCTACTGGAATCAGCGTCTTGCCTGGCTGAGTGGTTTAATCGGTTATGGCCTGATGGTGGTGGTGCCGGTGGTGGCGACGCAAATCAGTTATCAGGCAGCCGCGGCGGTCAATCTGGTTGTAATGCTGGCGCTGACGGTCTATGCACTGACTCTGATTATGCGTAACCGTAAATCGATCCATAACCAAATCGATTTGCTGGCAGAACGGTCAATGGCGTTTTTCAGTGTGATACTCCGCGGCTTTGGCCACATCTGGCACCTGCTGGCGATTGCCTATTTCCTGATGCTGTTTTTCCTCTCGCAGTTTGATTTCGGCAACAGCCTGAGCTTTATGATGGGTGCCACGGTGAAGAGCCTGCTGGTCATTGGGCTTGGCGCACTGCTGTCCGGTATGATGACGCGCTGGATCGCCCGGCGGATTTCACTGCCGGATCAAATGAATCTGCGTTATCCGATGCTGGAACGCCGTATCAACTCTTATATACCCAACGGGCTGAAAATTCTGCGCGTAATGGTGGTGCTGGCGGTATCACTGTTCCTGCTGGATGCCTGGCATCTGTTTAATTTGCAACAGTGGGCCAGCAGCGAGACCGGCGGTAAAGTTATCGGCGGCCTGTTACATATTCTGCTTATTCTGCTGATCGCCACCTTTAGCTGGACGATTCTGGCCAGTATTATTGAGCATCGCCTGGTACTGGAGATGAGTAACGGCACTCGTCCCAGCGCGCGCGAACGCACGCTGCTGACGCTGTTTCGCAACGTGCTGGCGATTGTTATCAGCACCATCACCATTATGATCGTGCTGTCGCAGGTAGGCATCAATATCGCGCCGCTGTTGGCCGGTGCCGGTGCGCTCGGACTGGCAATCAGTTTCGGTGCACAGACGTTAGTGAAAGATGTGATTACCGGCGTGTTTATCCAGTTCGAGAACGGCATGAACACCAGTGAATATGTCACGGTGGGTGGCATTACCGGCACCGTCGAGCGTATGACGATCCGTTCTGTTGGCCTGCGGGATGACTATGGTGTCTACCATATCGTGCCTTACTCTTCGATGACGACGCTGGCTAACTATGCGCGTGAATTCGGGGTGTATCGTGCTAATTACACCGTGAGTCGTGATGAAGATATCGATCATGTTAATCAGGTGCTGCATCAGGCAATTGAAGAGCTGAAGCAGGATGAGCAGGTGAAATTCTTCCTGATTGGCGAGCCGGTGTTTAACGGCGTGGTGGCCCTGGGCGACCGCTCGTTTACCACCAGGGTAACGGTGCGCACGCTGGCGCTCAAACAGTGGGTGGTGCAGTATGCGCTGGATCGCCTGGTTAAAATTCACTTTGACCGTGCAGGGATCAGTATGCCGCAACAGGCGATGCAGCTGTCGCGCGCCGGGCAACATCCACAGTTAATGCAACAGAGTGAGAACAAAGTGAATCCGGCTTCGTAA
- a CDS encoding C40 family peptidase → MRLLITLFLLAFAQMIFNLAHASPHTAINASQHKAEKSSARDDDRRKRRQQVKTPVKKPRQISEQKPKLKKKSKVQTASLSAPKSTLTTKKLAKRYGHKRNRKTSDVATTASINNGPLKMSKAHRVRYQKARETAMNKLMGQLGKPYLWGGASPRTGFDCSGLVWYAYKDLVKFKIPRTANEMYHLRDAAQVKRESLEKGDLVFFRINNRGAADHVGVYLGNGKFIQSPRTGKDIQISALSEDYWQRHYVGARRVMTPKTIR, encoded by the coding sequence ATGCGTTTACTCATCACACTTTTCCTACTGGCTTTTGCTCAGATGATCTTTAATTTGGCGCACGCATCGCCACACACCGCTATTAATGCCAGTCAGCATAAGGCAGAAAAGAGTAGCGCCCGTGATGACGATCGCCGAAAGCGACGTCAGCAGGTAAAAACCCCGGTAAAGAAACCCCGCCAGATTTCGGAACAGAAACCGAAGCTGAAGAAAAAGAGTAAAGTGCAGACCGCTTCGCTCAGCGCACCGAAAAGTACCCTCACCACGAAGAAACTGGCCAAACGCTATGGTCATAAGCGCAATCGCAAAACCAGCGATGTTGCCACCACTGCCAGTATCAACAATGGTCCGCTTAAGATGAGTAAAGCCCATCGCGTGCGCTATCAGAAAGCACGTGAAACGGCGATGAATAAGCTCATGGGCCAGTTAGGTAAACCCTATCTGTGGGGTGGCGCATCGCCACGAACCGGCTTCGACTGCAGCGGTCTGGTGTGGTACGCCTATAAAGATCTGGTGAAATTCAAGATCCCGCGCACTGCCAATGAGATGTATCACCTGCGCGATGCCGCCCAGGTCAAACGCGAGTCACTGGAAAAAGGTGATTTGGTGTTCTTTCGCATCAATAACCGCGGGGCTGCCGATCATGTCGGCGTTTACCTTGGTAACGGTAAATTTATTCAGTCGCCACGCACCGGCAAAGATATTCAGATTAGCGCGTTAAGCGAAGATTACTGGCAGCGCCACTATGTAGGCGCGCGTCGGGTAATGACGCCAAAAACCATTCGTTAA
- a CDS encoding Grx4 family monothiol glutaredoxin, whose translation MSTVEKIQRQIAENPILLYMKGSPKLPSCGFSAQTVQALSACGERFAYVDILQNPDIRAELPKYANWPTFPQLWVDGELVGGCDIVIEMYQRGELQSLIKETAEKYKEAE comes from the coding sequence ATGAGTACTGTTGAAAAAATTCAGCGTCAGATCGCAGAAAACCCAATCCTGCTGTACATGAAAGGTTCACCGAAGCTGCCAAGCTGCGGGTTCTCTGCCCAGACGGTTCAGGCTCTTTCAGCTTGCGGCGAACGCTTTGCGTATGTCGATATTCTGCAAAATCCGGACATTCGTGCTGAACTGCCAAAATATGCCAACTGGCCAACTTTCCCGCAGCTGTGGGTTGATGGGGAGCTGGTTGGTGGTTGCGATATCGTAATTGAGATGTATCAGCGTGGCGAACTTCAGTCGCTGATCAAAGAAACTGCTGAGAAGTATAAAGAAGCAGAATAA
- the rnt gene encoding ribonuclease T, with protein sequence MPESKELNTLSERFRGFYPVVIDVETAGFNAKTDALLEIAAVTLKMDENGWLEKDETLHFHVEPFEGAILQPEALAFNGIDPHNPLRGAVSEYEALHAIFKVVRKGIKDKGCNRAIMVAHNATFDLNFMSAAAERASLKRNPFHPFVTFDTAALSGLVVGQTVLAKACKAAGIPFDSTKAHSALYDTEQTADLFCELVNRWKRLGGWPLVPAQEESEE encoded by the coding sequence ATGCCTGAATCGAAAGAATTGAATACCCTAAGCGAGCGTTTTCGCGGTTTTTATCCGGTCGTAATCGATGTAGAAACGGCGGGTTTTAATGCGAAAACCGACGCGCTGCTGGAAATTGCGGCCGTGACCTTAAAAATGGATGAGAACGGCTGGCTGGAAAAAGATGAGACGCTTCATTTCCATGTAGAGCCGTTCGAAGGGGCAATTCTTCAGCCGGAAGCGCTGGCGTTTAACGGCATCGACCCGCACAATCCGCTGCGCGGTGCCGTCAGTGAATATGAAGCGCTGCATGCGATATTCAAAGTGGTGCGTAAAGGCATCAAAGATAAAGGGTGTAACCGGGCGATTATGGTGGCGCACAACGCCACGTTCGATCTGAACTTTATGAGTGCTGCCGCTGAACGGGCCAGCCTGAAGCGCAATCCGTTTCACCCTTTTGTCACCTTTGATACTGCGGCGCTGAGCGGACTGGTGGTCGGACAAACCGTGCTGGCAAAAGCCTGTAAGGCCGCCGGTATTCCGTTTGACAGCACCAAAGCACACTCGGCGCTGTACGACACTGAACAAACTGCCGATCTGTTTTGTGAGCTGGTCAACCGCTGGAAACGCCTGGGCGGCTGGCCGCTGGTGCCGGCACAAGAAGAATCTGAAGAATAA
- the gloA gene encoding lactoylglutathione lyase, with product MRLLHTMLRVGDLQRSIDFYTKVFGMRLLRTSENTEYKYSLAFVGYTEESEGAVIELTYNWGVDSYDLGNAYGHIALGVDDVAATCERIRKDGGNVTREAGPVKGGSTIIAFVEDPDGYKVELIENKHAGHGLGN from the coding sequence ATGCGCTTACTTCACACCATGCTGCGCGTTGGCGATCTGCAACGTTCCATCGACTTCTACACCAAAGTGTTTGGTATGCGTCTGCTGCGCACCAGCGAAAATACCGAATACAAATATAGCCTGGCGTTTGTTGGCTACACCGAAGAGAGCGAAGGTGCGGTCATTGAGCTGACTTACAACTGGGGCGTGGATAGCTATGACCTCGGTAACGCTTATGGCCATATCGCGCTGGGCGTTGACGATGTCGCCGCAACCTGCGAGCGCATTCGTAAAGATGGCGGCAACGTCACCCGTGAAGCTGGCCCGGTTAAAGGCGGCAGCACCATTATTGCCTTCGTTGAAGATCCGGATGGCTATAAAGTGGAACTGATTGAAAACAAACATGCCGGTCACGGCCTCGGCAATTAA
- the nemA gene encoding alkene reductase: MEITKLFTPLKVGAITVPNRIFMAPLTRLRSIEPGDIPTPLMGEYYRQRASAGLIITEATQISFQAKGYAGAPGLHTAEQIAAWKAINAGIHAEGGHSAVQLWHTGRISHASLQPGQQAPVAPSAISAQTRTSLRDAQGNAIREETSTPRALEKDEIAAIVNDFRQSAINAREADFDLLELHSAHGYLIHQFLSPASNQRSDEYGGSIENRTRFALEVVDAAIDGWAADRIGIRISPLGPFNGLDNGEDQEEAALYYIGELAKRNLAYLHISEPDWAGGKPYAESFRQAIRAIYPGVIIGAGAYTAEKGEELIEKGLIDAVAFGRVYIANPDLVERLHKKAPLNPQRPESFYGGSAEGYTDYPTL, translated from the coding sequence ATGGAAATCACCAAACTGTTTACCCCACTGAAAGTGGGCGCCATTACGGTACCAAACCGCATTTTCATGGCACCACTGACGCGCCTGCGCAGTATTGAGCCGGGTGATATCCCTACTCCTCTGATGGGCGAGTACTATCGCCAGCGTGCCAGCGCCGGTTTAATCATTACCGAAGCCACCCAGATTTCCTTCCAGGCGAAAGGCTATGCCGGTGCGCCAGGACTGCATACCGCAGAGCAAATCGCGGCATGGAAAGCAATTAACGCCGGTATTCACGCTGAAGGTGGCCACAGTGCGGTACAGCTGTGGCACACCGGCCGTATTTCACACGCCAGCCTGCAACCCGGTCAGCAAGCACCGGTCGCCCCTTCTGCCATCTCTGCTCAGACGCGTACCTCGCTGCGTGACGCGCAGGGGAATGCAATTCGTGAAGAGACTTCAACCCCGCGTGCGCTGGAAAAAGACGAAATCGCCGCCATTGTGAATGATTTCCGCCAGTCGGCGATTAACGCCCGCGAAGCCGATTTCGACCTGCTCGAGCTGCACTCTGCCCATGGCTATCTGATCCATCAATTCCTGTCACCGGCCTCCAACCAGCGCAGTGACGAATATGGCGGCAGTATTGAAAACCGCACCCGTTTCGCACTGGAAGTGGTTGATGCAGCCATTGACGGCTGGGCCGCAGATCGCATCGGTATCCGTATTTCTCCGCTCGGTCCGTTTAACGGCCTCGATAACGGTGAAGATCAGGAAGAAGCCGCGCTGTACTACATTGGCGAGCTGGCAAAACGTAACCTTGCCTACCTGCATATCTCTGAACCAGACTGGGCAGGCGGTAAGCCTTACGCTGAGTCATTCCGCCAGGCGATTCGCGCCATCTATCCAGGCGTGATTATCGGTGCCGGTGCTTATACCGCTGAGAAAGGCGAAGAGCTGATTGAAAAAGGTCTGATTGATGCGGTGGCGTTTGGCCGTGTTTATATCGCTAACCCGGATCTGGTTGAGCGCCTGCACAAAAAAGCGCCACTTAACCCACAAAGACCAGAAAGTTTCTACGGCGGCAGTGCCGAAGGCTACACTGATTACCCGACCCTGTAA
- a CDS encoding TetR/AcrR family transcriptional regulator: protein MNKHTRNDTCEHLLATGEQLCLQRGFTGMGLSELLSVAEVPKGSFYHYFRSKEVFGVAMLERYFAQYHSEVRQFMEAEQGNARQRILDYYRTAYQHFCHDSGFAACLSVKLSAEVCDLSEPMRIALERGSREIIAALASTLQRAVEAGEVRIATSATVCAEMLYMLWLGASLQCKIRRDSAPLSWAYDQIERMLPAA, encoded by the coding sequence ATGAACAAACATACCCGAAACGATACCTGCGAACATCTGCTTGCCACTGGTGAGCAGCTTTGCCTGCAACGTGGCTTTACCGGCATGGGGCTGAGCGAACTGCTCAGCGTCGCCGAAGTGCCTAAGGGATCGTTTTATCACTATTTCCGCTCGAAGGAAGTGTTTGGTGTAGCAATGCTGGAGCGCTATTTCGCCCAGTATCACTCAGAAGTACGCCAGTTTATGGAGGCTGAACAGGGCAATGCTCGCCAGCGCATCCTTGATTACTACCGTACCGCTTATCAGCACTTTTGCCACGACAGCGGCTTTGCGGCTTGCCTGTCAGTGAAACTTTCCGCGGAAGTCTGCGATCTCTCGGAACCGATGCGCATCGCACTGGAACGAGGTTCGCGAGAAATTATTGCAGCACTGGCCAGTACGCTTCAGCGTGCGGTAGAGGCTGGCGAAGTACGTATCGCCACCAGCGCCACGGTCTGTGCTGAAATGCTCTATATGTTATGGCTCGGTGCCAGTTTACAGTGCAAAATCCGTCGTGACAGCGCACCGTTAAGCTGGGCTTACGATCAAATTGAACGTATGCTACCCGCAGCCTGA